ACTAATGGTTTAGATGCATTGGACTCCATTGTGCAAATGATTTATCCTTCTCCTATTTCAACAGTTGGAATTGATAGAGGAGACAATGCTGCAATATTGGCTGCTCAATATATTGCCGTCCATGATGAAGAAGTACGTAAGAAAGTCATTGAATTAAGATGTGATTATGCAAGAAAGGTATATGACAGCAATGAGAGCATTGTTCAAAAAATAGACAGGCCATTTATTCGAAATGAATTTTTAAGAGTTAAGGACCTTGAAGTCAACGATATTAAAGTTGATGAAGATGCTCCTGAAGGTTGTAAAAATATAGATGCTGAAGTACCTATTATTGTTGGAAGACAATCAGACCTTCCTACTGCTAAAAAAGCAGCTTCAATATTGGATAGGCTCAAAATCAGTCATGACATTAAAGTGGTTTGTCCAATCAGGTCAAATAAAAAATTCACAAATTATGTAAAATGCATGAAAAATGCAAAAGTTTTCATTGGAATCAGTTCTAACTCATCACAGGTTACAGGAGGAATAGTAGGTCTTACAGATAGGCCGGTTATTGGTGTACCGTGTACCAATGAAAACGATAAAGATTATATGCTCACTACTGTAAGCATGCCTCCGGGCGTACCCGTTGCAACTGTTGGAATTAACAACGGTAAAAATGCGGCAGTTATCGCAGGTGAAATATTTGCTATTGATAATCCAAATATTACAGAACTTTTAGACAAGTTAAAAGACAAGAAAATTAATTTATAAGGGATATTATGAAAATTGAAGATAACAATATAATTGAAATCACAGAAGAACTTTCAACTGAATTTGAGGTAGCAAAGGTTTTAAGACAATATCCAAAAGATACTGTTGTTATTAAAAACGTTAAAGGATTTGATTTACCTGTTATTTCTGGAATATGCAATACTCGTGAAAAAATAGCCAAATCAATCAATTGTGAAGTCAGTGAAATCACTGAAAAAATCATTGAAGCTATGGAAAGACCAATTAAGGTAGATAAATTCACTGATTTTTCTGACTATAATACCAGTGAAGCTGATTTGGATAAAATACCAATCTTAACCCATTACAAAAGAGATGGTGGAGCTTACATTACCGCAGGTGTTGTATTTGCACGTGACCCTGAAACAGGCATTCAAAATGCATCAATTCACAGAATGATGGTACTTGATAACAAAAGGTTAGTCATCAGAATAGTTCCAAGAAACCTTTACACTTACTTCCAAAAAGCTCAAAAATTAGGCCAAGATTTGGAAATTGCAATAGCTATTGGAATGGATCCGGCAATTTTGCTTGCAAGTACTACATCAATTCCAATTGATTATGATGAAATGGATGTGGCCAACGCATTTAAGGGCGGCAATTTGGAATTAATCAAATGCGGCGAGTTGAATGTTCCGCAGGCTGATATCATACTCGAAGGTAAAATATCAGTGACACAAACAGTTCCTGAAGGTCCTTTTGTTGATTTGACCGATACCTATGATATCATTCGTGA
This portion of the uncultured Methanobrevibacter sp. genome encodes:
- the purE gene encoding 5-(carboxyamino)imidazole ribonucleotide mutase codes for the protein MTPKIMIILGSGSDIAIAEKAMDILDKLEIPYSLKIASAHRTPNLVREIVSQGTDAGIEVFIGIAGLAAHLPGAIAAYTPRPVIGVPVDVKTNGLDALDSIVQMIYPSPISTVGIDRGDNAAILAAQYIAVHDEEVRKKVIELRCDYARKVYDSNESIVQKIDRPFIRNEFLRVKDLEVNDIKVDEDAPEGCKNIDAEVPIIVGRQSDLPTAKKAASILDRLKISHDIKVVCPIRSNKKFTNYVKCMKNAKVFIGISSNSSQVTGGIVGLTDRPVIGVPCTNENDKDYMLTTVSMPPGVPVATVGINNGKNAAVIAGEIFAIDNPNITELLDKLKDKKINL
- a CDS encoding UbiD family decarboxylase — protein: MKIEDNNIIEITEELSTEFEVAKVLRQYPKDTVVIKNVKGFDLPVISGICNTREKIAKSINCEVSEITEKIIEAMERPIKVDKFTDFSDYNTSEADLDKIPILTHYKRDGGAYITAGVVFARDPETGIQNASIHRMMVLDNKRLVIRIVPRNLYTYFQKAQKLGQDLEIAIAIGMDPAILLASTTSIPIDYDEMDVANAFKGGNLELIKCGELNVPQADIILEGKISVTQTVPEGPFVDLTDTYDIIRDQPIINLETMHIKKDNPCYHGILPAGFEHKLLQGLPQEPRIFKAVKNAVPTVENVVLTEGGCCWLHAVVSINKQTEGDGKNAIMAALSAHPSLKHCVVVDTDVNVFDAEDVEYAISTRVKGDRDIMIVPNVRGSSLDPVAESDGTTTKIGVDATKSLKSLEKFERVSFGE